In one Vibrio sp. VB16 genomic region, the following are encoded:
- a CDS encoding MFS transporter — protein MNRNVWLLSLCQALLMTGNILLISVIGLIGKEIAPSQSMITLPVALQFLGLMSATIPASLIMGKLGRKRGFSIGNMVGIIGASLATFSLYSQNFYLFCTATFLLGIGIGFGTLYRFAAIEVCDESVRHRAISISMAGGVLAAVLGPNLAIMSQSWSDNGLYVGAFASLIILNILALSILQTIQFPDSNLTHQNLKSDPLKTIITQPNFLIAVFAAVIAYAVMNILMVATPLAMIGCGFDFTMAAGVIEWHVLGMFVPAFFTGRLVEKFGARKMILTGGLLFVACVAVNIHGQSIWHFRAALVLLGVGWNFMFISATGLFSQSYQPHNKPKAQAFNEFMVFGCVTITALLSGWLEATVGWKSLNIYVLPFVLVVIVVFIANTKHTAEPQTD, from the coding sequence ATGAACAGAAACGTCTGGCTCCTTTCACTTTGCCAAGCATTACTAATGACAGGCAACATATTACTTATTTCAGTGATTGGTCTCATTGGAAAAGAGATCGCACCGAGCCAAAGCATGATTACTTTACCTGTTGCCCTGCAGTTTTTGGGTTTAATGTCAGCCACCATACCAGCGTCATTAATTATGGGTAAGTTGGGTCGGAAACGGGGGTTTAGCATTGGTAATATGGTGGGTATTATTGGCGCGTCATTAGCGACGTTTTCGCTTTATAGCCAAAACTTTTACCTCTTTTGTACCGCCACATTCTTGTTGGGTATCGGCATTGGTTTTGGCACGCTATACCGTTTTGCTGCTATTGAAGTCTGCGATGAAAGCGTGAGACATCGAGCAATATCTATCTCTATGGCGGGTGGCGTTTTGGCTGCGGTTTTGGGCCCTAACTTAGCGATTATGTCGCAGAGTTGGTCTGATAACGGGCTTTATGTTGGCGCATTTGCTTCACTTATCATATTAAATATATTGGCCTTAAGTATCCTTCAAACCATTCAGTTTCCTGATTCGAATCTTACTCATCAGAACTTAAAATCTGACCCACTAAAAACCATTATCACTCAACCTAATTTTCTTATTGCCGTATTCGCGGCTGTCATAGCCTATGCGGTAATGAACATTTTAATGGTGGCGACACCGTTAGCTATGATTGGTTGTGGGTTTGATTTTACTATGGCTGCCGGTGTTATTGAATGGCACGTATTGGGTATGTTTGTGCCTGCTTTTTTTACAGGACGACTGGTGGAAAAATTTGGTGCGAGAAAGATGATATTAACGGGAGGCTTGCTCTTTGTCGCTTGTGTTGCCGTCAATATTCACGGCCAATCTATATGGCACTTTAGAGCCGCATTAGTGTTACTGGGCGTAGGGTGGAATTTTATGTTTATTTCTGCAACTGGGTTATTTAGTCAATCATATCAACCGCACAACAAACCCAAAGCGCAAGCTTTCAATGAGTTCATGGTGTTTGGCTGTGTCACCATTACGGCGCTGCTATCCGGTTGGCTGGAAGCGACCGTCGGATGGAAGAGTTTAAATATTTATGTTTTGCCGTTTGTATTGGTGGTTATCGTGGTATTTATAGCCAACACTAAACACACCGCAGAACCGCAAACAGACTAA
- a CDS encoding ABC transporter substrate-binding protein, producing the protein MKYVLLVLLSSLALSSPIAHAIDVTFLNPAKKGERFWDMVTETMVAASDDFGMTLEVIYADRSRGKMMRLGKEIANRANPPDYLILVNEEQSAETVFLETIGSDIKTLMLLNDFTPIQQERIAFAMSGNQNLVGSVIPDNYSAGQRQMHALHQCAKPLSDNKPIHMLAIGGDKVTPASIERNLGALSVIRKNDDIVLDRFLYANWSQEEARRLTDSYIKWSMQTNIQATAIWAANDLIAIGAKQAIEANGLKAGTNICVVGLNWSLQGLNLVKGGHLVATDGGHFLAGAWALVALNDYHTRRDNSNKTPLGKIHFQMQSIDSTNVDQYLTKLGDENWSKINFKGFELTSEQSYSDYDFSLQHVFAQIEPNHK; encoded by the coding sequence ATGAAGTACGTATTACTCGTTCTACTCTCAAGCTTAGCGCTATCATCTCCCATTGCTCATGCAATAGATGTCACCTTTTTAAACCCTGCCAAAAAAGGGGAACGATTCTGGGATATGGTAACGGAGACCATGGTTGCCGCTTCTGACGATTTTGGTATGACACTTGAAGTCATTTATGCAGATAGAAGTCGAGGCAAAATGATGCGCTTAGGGAAAGAAATAGCAAACCGAGCTAACCCGCCTGACTACCTTATTTTAGTGAACGAAGAACAATCTGCCGAAACCGTTTTCTTAGAAACTATTGGCTCTGATATAAAGACATTGATGTTATTGAATGACTTCACCCCCATACAACAGGAACGTATTGCATTCGCGATGTCAGGCAACCAGAATCTTGTTGGTTCCGTTATTCCTGACAATTACTCTGCAGGTCAACGACAAATGCATGCTTTACACCAGTGTGCTAAGCCATTGTCTGATAATAAACCAATCCACATGTTGGCGATAGGCGGCGATAAAGTAACGCCCGCCTCTATAGAACGCAATCTAGGTGCATTGTCCGTAATAAGAAAAAACGACGATATTGTATTAGACCGTTTCTTATATGCTAACTGGAGTCAAGAAGAAGCAAGACGACTTACTGATAGCTATATAAAATGGTCCATGCAAACCAATATACAGGCAACGGCTATTTGGGCGGCCAATGACCTTATCGCTATTGGAGCTAAGCAAGCGATAGAAGCAAACGGACTGAAGGCGGGAACAAACATCTGTGTAGTGGGGTTAAATTGGTCTTTGCAAGGCCTTAATTTGGTCAAAGGTGGTCACCTGGTGGCGACCGATGGAGGCCATTTCCTTGCTGGAGCTTGGGCTTTAGTGGCTCTCAACGATTACCATACAAGAAGGGATAACAGTAATAAAACGCCACTAGGCAAGATCCACTTCCAAATGCAAAGCATAGACAGCACCAATGTCGACCAATACCTCACAAAACTTGGCGACGAGAACTGGAGTAAGATAAACTTTAAAGGCTTCGAACTCACTAGCGAACAATCTTATTCTGACTACGATTTCTCATTGCAACATGTTTTCGCACAGATAGAGCCTAACCACAAATAG
- a CDS encoding GlxA family transcriptional regulator, protein MPSDKKFTIAIFSYPFALKSAVYGLEDVFQMANTVCERQSIHVCFQVTIVTQDSLPNDQYDVLVLPPCTDQSYCLSPDQEDIDWINEAHNRRTLIASTCAGAFILAEAGLLENRVVTTHWGLEQSFRERYPHIELDINKIIINQGDIITAGGMMSWVDLGLEIISQLASPLVMRQLGKMLVVDTGEREQRFYKQFSPSFSHGDQAIVNVQHKIHHAYDKPMTVVGLADEFGITVRTLQRQFLKLTGFSPNQYLQRVRVQNACELLENSNHSFELIATMVGYEDISACRKVFVKIMGLTPGAFRQRFSAVLAMSDKT, encoded by the coding sequence ATGCCGTCAGATAAAAAATTCACTATCGCCATTTTTAGCTACCCATTTGCTTTAAAGTCGGCGGTGTACGGGTTAGAAGACGTGTTTCAAATGGCAAATACTGTGTGTGAAAGACAGAGTATTCATGTTTGTTTTCAGGTGACAATTGTCACTCAAGACAGCTTGCCTAATGATCAATATGATGTATTGGTTCTGCCGCCATGTACCGATCAATCTTATTGCTTGTCTCCTGACCAAGAAGATATTGATTGGATAAATGAGGCTCACAATAGAAGGACTTTGATAGCTTCGACTTGCGCAGGTGCATTCATTTTAGCGGAGGCAGGCTTGTTGGAAAACCGGGTAGTAACAACACATTGGGGATTAGAGCAGAGCTTTCGAGAGCGATATCCACATATTGAATTGGACATTAATAAGATAATCATTAACCAAGGCGATATTATTACCGCAGGCGGTATGATGTCATGGGTAGACCTTGGTCTAGAAATTATTTCACAATTGGCTTCACCACTCGTAATGCGTCAATTAGGTAAAATGTTGGTGGTCGATACTGGCGAGCGAGAGCAGCGATTCTATAAACAATTTTCTCCTTCTTTTAGCCATGGCGATCAAGCGATCGTGAATGTTCAACATAAAATTCATCATGCTTACGATAAGCCAATGACGGTGGTCGGGTTAGCGGATGAATTTGGTATCACCGTTCGAACGTTACAACGGCAGTTTCTCAAGCTGACAGGCTTTTCTCCAAATCAATATCTGCAGCGTGTACGGGTTCAAAATGCATGCGAATTACTTGAAAACTCAAATCACTCTTTCGAGCTCATCGCGACGATGGTTGGTTATGAAGATATTAGTGCCTGTCGAAAGGTGTTTGTTAAAATAATGGGACTAACCCCAGGGGCATTTAGACAGCGGTTTTCAGCGGTATTGGCTATGTCGGATAAAACTTAA
- a CDS encoding cysteine hydrolase family protein: MNQKALIVIDLQYDYFPEGKFPLWNTKQTLMNVKSSINKANSLSIPVIHVQHIADPARGISPFFNEGTAGAEIHKEVVNVAPNGDVVIKHCADAFFRTNLEETLNKYGVDELLICGMMTQNCVTHTAISKSAEKYRVSILSDACTTTDEMIHNIALHAISNRVELLSFEQAF; the protein is encoded by the coding sequence ATGAACCAGAAAGCACTTATCGTTATCGACCTACAATACGATTATTTCCCCGAAGGTAAATTCCCTCTTTGGAATACCAAACAAACTTTGATGAATGTTAAGTCGTCGATAAATAAAGCGAACTCTCTCTCCATACCCGTAATTCACGTACAACATATTGCAGACCCTGCAAGGGGTATCTCCCCATTTTTTAATGAAGGTACCGCTGGCGCGGAAATTCATAAGGAAGTTGTCAATGTTGCGCCTAACGGCGACGTTGTTATAAAGCATTGCGCCGACGCGTTCTTTAGGACCAATCTTGAAGAAACACTGAATAAGTATGGCGTAGACGAATTGTTGATCTGTGGAATGATGACCCAAAACTGTGTAACCCATACCGCTATATCCAAGTCCGCAGAAAAATATAGGGTTTCTATACTGAGTGATGCTTGTACGACGACAGATGAAATGATCCACAACATAGCACTTCACGCTATTTCAAACCGAGTAGAATTACTTTCGTTTGAACAGGCCTTCTAA
- a CDS encoding helix-turn-helix domain-containing protein yields MKKDVSASFKQSTLLSWIELREAKGSRACYESHSHHEFSFGMVTEGRAKYHNRQHTYQIGKGDIVTINPNEVHSCNPESGLWSYSMLFANVREMGEAQRDVLQCAIGSYLPFDNDLERNTQIQATFKALLAAVRNEYDVLHAQVCLYEFIESCWLDKMPHYDELSVPEPTLNRIKEKLFDEISDVHQLETLASEAGMSRYQLLRAFKKQYGLPPHAYLIDEKIKRSKTMLKSGQAIADIALQLGFSDQAHFQRQFKKKLAVTPKYYQSHFVGK; encoded by the coding sequence ATGAAAAAAGACGTCAGTGCAAGCTTTAAACAAAGCACCTTGCTCAGTTGGATAGAGTTAAGGGAGGCAAAGGGAAGTCGTGCTTGCTACGAGTCACATTCACATCACGAGTTCTCATTTGGAATGGTGACCGAAGGGCGAGCAAAATACCACAATAGACAACATACCTATCAAATAGGTAAAGGTGACATCGTCACAATTAATCCGAATGAAGTACACTCTTGCAACCCTGAATCTGGACTATGGTCGTACAGCATGCTCTTTGCTAATGTTCGCGAGATGGGAGAAGCGCAACGAGACGTTTTGCAATGTGCGATTGGAAGTTATCTACCATTCGACAATGACTTAGAGCGAAATACGCAGATTCAGGCCACATTTAAAGCGCTGTTAGCCGCGGTTCGAAATGAGTATGACGTGTTGCATGCGCAGGTCTGTCTATATGAATTTATAGAAAGTTGCTGGCTGGATAAGATGCCACATTATGATGAATTGTCTGTTCCTGAACCGACTCTAAACCGTATAAAGGAGAAACTGTTTGACGAGATTAGTGACGTGCATCAGTTAGAAACGCTTGCCAGTGAAGCGGGTATGAGTCGGTATCAATTACTTAGAGCGTTTAAGAAACAATATGGCCTACCACCTCATGCGTATTTGATAGATGAGAAAATTAAGCGTTCAAAAACCATGCTTAAATCTGGGCAAGCTATCGCTGACATCGCATTACAATTGGGTTTTTCAGATCAAGCCCACTTCCAGAGACAATTTAAAAAGAAACTGGCAGTGACACCAAAATATTATCAGTCACATTTTGTGGGGAAATAA
- a CDS encoding LysE family translocator: MNNLIFAMATFAFVGAVTPGPVNVIATSTAASFGLERAMKHVAGASLSYALVVFISGSIMHIMLELLPMIASSMQVLGSLFLLYMASKIYLSPITNFESTNQSNAGFWTGFIVQAMNPKAWLVAMSGVSLYVIGQDNEQFNLAVFTLVSLIICLIGVGIWAMLGSMLSVFLANPIQQKRFNRIMAGLLTGCVVIIWL, from the coding sequence TTGAATAACCTGATTTTTGCAATGGCGACATTTGCCTTTGTAGGTGCAGTAACACCGGGCCCAGTCAATGTAATAGCAACTAGTACAGCGGCCAGTTTCGGTTTGGAACGAGCGATGAAACACGTAGCCGGAGCCTCTCTTTCTTACGCGCTTGTTGTGTTTATATCCGGTAGCATCATGCATATCATGCTCGAATTATTACCAATGATTGCATCATCAATGCAGGTATTAGGCAGTCTGTTCTTACTCTACATGGCCTCTAAAATATATCTTTCACCAATAACCAATTTTGAATCGACGAACCAATCAAACGCTGGTTTTTGGACGGGTTTTATTGTTCAAGCGATGAACCCCAAAGCGTGGTTGGTCGCGATGTCTGGGGTAAGCTTGTATGTCATTGGACAAGATAACGAACAATTTAACCTAGCGGTATTCACACTTGTCTCTCTTATTATTTGTTTAATCGGCGTTGGCATTTGGGCTATGTTGGGTAGCATGCTGTCAGTGTTTTTAGCAAATCCAATTCAACAAAAAAGGTTTAACCGAATAATGGCTGGGCTACTTACAGGCTGTGTGGTAATAATATGGTTATAG
- a CDS encoding helix-turn-helix transcriptional regulator, with protein sequence MTLSTRIRSPIVQHNRMSINLEELEETLKSELFSIGFEQAVLVILDPQQNYTYEHSVGFTEKQLDTYSSHQKHDVYLSAYLLKEAFGQCVYLQDLVPDKQIKDDVFWDVLLPTMKIRHSMCGIHLLLNHYSLILSCHSSRKPTVKQQLEIENLWQYLTHWTNNWIAKVEMQQRKARFSSCRFALDKGIRLTASEIDVLGYLVQGLDGSEIAMRRCVSKETVRSQIKQLLHKTNSKHQNHLISRYYREEISITR encoded by the coding sequence ATGACGTTATCGACAAGGATTCGCTCGCCGATAGTACAACATAATCGAATGTCAATTAATCTCGAAGAGCTGGAGGAAACACTTAAATCGGAACTGTTCAGTATTGGTTTTGAGCAGGCTGTATTGGTGATACTCGACCCGCAGCAAAACTACACTTATGAGCACAGCGTTGGATTTACCGAAAAGCAACTTGATACTTATTCCTCCCACCAGAAACATGATGTGTATTTATCTGCCTATTTGCTCAAGGAAGCGTTTGGTCAATGTGTGTATTTGCAAGATCTTGTTCCTGATAAACAGATCAAAGACGACGTATTTTGGGATGTCTTATTGCCTACAATGAAGATACGCCATTCAATGTGTGGTATTCATCTGCTACTTAACCACTATTCGTTGATATTGAGTTGCCACAGTTCAAGAAAGCCAACGGTTAAGCAGCAATTAGAAATAGAGAATTTATGGCAATACCTTACACACTGGACGAACAATTGGATCGCTAAGGTAGAGATGCAACAAAGAAAGGCGCGGTTCTCTAGTTGTCGCTTTGCTTTAGATAAAGGAATTCGACTGACGGCGTCAGAGATTGATGTGTTAGGGTATCTAGTTCAAGGTCTTGATGGTTCGGAAATTGCGATGAGAAGGTGCGTATCGAAGGAAACAGTAAGAAGCCAAATAAAGCAGTTACTGCATAAGACAAACAGTAAACATCAAAACCATCTTATTTCCCGGTATTATCGTGAAGAGATTAGTATTACTCGTTAA